In Sparus aurata chromosome 2, fSpaAur1.1, whole genome shotgun sequence, a single genomic region encodes these proteins:
- the rab30 gene encoding ras-related protein Rab-30, whose amino-acid sequence MSMEDYDYLFKIVLIGNAGVGKTCLVRRFTQGLFPPGQGATIGVDFMIKTVEIKGEKVKLQIWDTAGQERFRSITQSYYRSANALILTYDITCEDSFRCLPEWLREIEQYANNQVVTILVGNKIDLAEKREVLRQRAEDFAEAQSMLYLETSAKESDNVEKLFLDLACELIREAKQNKLDNNDTAPMPGEGKTISYLSCCSLN is encoded by the exons ATGAGCATGGAAGATTATGACTACCTGTTCAAAATTGTTCTGATAGGAAATGCTGGAGTTGGGAAGACATGTCTCGTCCGGCGCTTTACTCAG gGCCTTTTCCCACCTGGACAAGGGGCGACTATTGGAGTAGATTTCATGATTAAAACCGTGGAAATCAAAGGGGAGAAGGTCAAG CTGCAGATATGGGACACAGCTGGACAGGAGAGATTTCGCTCCATTACTCAGAGTTATTACCGTAGTGCCAATGCCCTCATTCTTACGTACGACATTACCTGTGAGGACTCCTTCAGGTGCCTTCCAGAGTGGCTGAGGGAGATTGAGCAGTATGCCAACAACCAAGTGGTGACTATATTAGTCG GTAATAAAATAGACCtggcagagaagagagaggttCTCAGACAGAGGGCTGAAGACTTCGCCGAGGCTCAGAGCATGCTGTATCTGGAGACCTCAGCCAAAGAGTCCGACAATGTTGAGAAACTTTTCCTCGACCTGGCCTGCGAACTCATTCGAGAGGCCAAGCAGAACAAGCTGGATAACAATGACACTGCCCCAATGCCCGGCGAGGGTAAAACCATAAGTTActtgagctgctgcagcctcaaTTAG